In the genome of Caenorhabditis elegans chromosome IV, the window TCCAGCTGATATAGCGCTGATCCTAACACGATCCTTTCAACATCTTAGATTTTCGTTTAATGTTTAATCGGAATTTATATTTAAGGCCTGTAGAAATTTCCTAGAAAACGCTATAGAAATATTTAGCTGATTCTCAAGTTTTAGGAACGGGCGTCTTCCTGGTAGAAGATAGTTCGCAGCCCATAAAGACAGCACCCGGCCTAACCGACAATGGCGGTTATGAATTTTTAGACCATTTAAGGTTATGATGGCGAGACCACAACAACCCGTCGCCACGCACGTCACGCTCACAAAACACTCATTCATGCGCTCACGGAACGCTCACACACTCATGACATACACACATCATTTCGCCTCACACACCGCGCCGTCGCCATCCGCACCGCCCGGGTGGGACGTGTTCAAACTTTTCGGTTTTCGTAATTAATAGTGAGCCCCGGTTTATTCGCTTTGAGAATCAGTATAATGGATATATCAGATTGTGTAATTAGGTTGCGTgcttgaacttttaaaattaactgttttaaatttatctgCCTTTATCGTTACAGTAAATCATTTTGATGAACTTTTCGGATGAATCATAATGAAGTACGCAGCGCTCTAACAAAATGTGTTTGTAAATTCCAATTGCTACAAGTTGCCCGGCTTATTTTTTGGTGATTGAAGCATGATTCTGTTGACGCTCCCGACGCGGAATACCAGGACGGACCGATGAGAGAGTACTGCCAGTGAAGAGACGCATGCGAGCAGGACGAGTGCTGCTCACCCTTCTTCTCAGCGTCGGCGGCTGCGACCAGCGGCCGAGGAAGGGGAGGAGAGAGGCCGATTTGGCTGCGTACCACGTTTGATACTCAGTCACTTACCACAGCTGGTTCTCTTGTGCGTTCAAATCTGGCTTGCCGCGCGCGCGCATTTTATTCCTACCAGTTTGAATCTCCCACCTCTCCGACTGTAACTGTCCTAATTTGCTTCCTTCTCATCACTCTCTCTTTGCCTATTTCTCACTATCTAGActctatttttccagaatggTCACCGCCGACGAGACGGTACTCGCCACAACGACCAACACCACTTCCATGTCTGTGGAACCAACGGATCCGAGAAGCGCTGGTGAATCGTCCTCAGATTCGGAGCCAGACACAATTGAGGTGAGGAAAAGTTTTGGGAATTTAAATCTGAATAAAACGTTTTCAGCAGCTGAAGGCAGAACAGCGCGAAGTGATGGCCGACGCGGCGAATGGTTCCGAAGTCAACGGAAATCAAGAGAACGGAAAAGAGGAAGCGGCATCTGCAGACGTGGAAGTGATCGAGATAGATGACACCGAAGAGTCTACGGATCCCTCACCTGATGGATCTGATGAAAACGGTGATGCTGCATCTACATCGGTTCCAATCGAAGAGGAAGCGCGTAAAAAGGATGAGGGGGCTTCCGAAGTGACTGTGGCATCATCTGAGATTGAACAAGACGATGATGGCGATGTTATGGAAATCACTGAGGAGCCGAACGGAAAGTCGGAGGATACTGCCAACGGAACAGGtgtgttttataattttaccaagtttaattttaactttctATTTTCAGTTACTGAGGAGGTGCTAGATGAAGAGGAGCCAGAACCTTCCGTAAACGGAACAACTGAGATCGCTACAGAGAAAGAGCCAGAAGATTCTTCAATGCCTGTCGAACAGAATGGGAAGGGTGTGAAGCGGCCTGTCGAATGCATCGAACTCGACGACGACGATGATGACGAGATTCAGGAAATTTCTACCCCTGCCCCAGctaaaaaagctaaaattgaTGATGTCAAGGCGACAAGCGTTCCAGAAGAGGACAACAATGAGCAGGCGCAGAAGAGATTGCTCGACAAGCTGGAAGAGTATGTGAAGGAGCAGAAGGATCAACCATCCAGCAAAAGCCGAAAAGTTCTGGACACTCTTCTCGGAGCAATCAATGCGCAAGTTCAAAAGGAGCCTCTGTCGGTTCGGAAGCTGATCCTGGACAAAGTTCTCGTTCTCCCAAACACAATATCATTCCCACCAAGTCAAGTTTGCGACTTATTGATTGAGCACGATCCCGAAATGCCTTTGACGAAGGTTATCAACAGGATGTTTGGAGAAGAAAGACCAAAGTTGAGTGATTCCGAGAAACGAGAGAGAGCTCAGCTGAAACAACATAATCCTGTTCCAAATATGACAAAACTGCTCGTGGACATTGGACAGGATCTCGTTCAAGAAGCTACCTATTGTGATATAGTTCACGCGAAGAATCTTCCAGAGGTgccaaaaaatcttgaaaccTATAAGCAAGTCGCTGCGCAGTTGAAACCAGTTTGGGAGACATTGAAACGCAAAAATGAGCCGTACAAGTTGAAAATGCATCGATGCGACGTCTGTGGATTCCAGACGGAATCAAAGCTGGTTATGAGCACTCACAAGGAGAATTTGCACTTCACAGGATCCAAATTCCAGTGCACCATGTGTAAAGAGACGGACACGAGTGAGCAAAGAATGAAGGATCACTacttgtaagttttttttttttcatctttcaaTATTCATTTAATTACAGCGAAACTCATCTTGTTATTGCAAAATCGGAAGAGAAGGAGTCCAAGTATCCATGTGCAATCTGCGAAGAAGACTTCAATTTCAAAGGTGTCCGTGAGCAGCATTACAAGCAGTGCAAGAAGGACTACATTCGCATTCGAAACATCATGATGCCGAAGCAAGACGATCATCTCTATATCAACAGATGGCTCTGGGAGAGGCCCCAATTGGATCCCAGCATTCTTCAACAGCAGCAACAAGCTGCTCTTCAGCAAGCTCAACAAAAGAAGCAACAGCAACTTCTGCATCAACAGCAAGCAGCACAAGCTGCAGCCGCTGCGCAACTCTTACGGAAGCAACAATtacaacagcaacaacaacagcaacagGCTCGTCTTCGTGAGCAACAGCAAGCGgcccaattccggcaagtggCTCAACTGCTGCAACAACAATCAGCGCAGGCTCAACGTGCACAGCAGAATCAAGGAAATGTGAATCATAACACTCTGATTGCAGGTAATAGctaaacatattttaaataagtattttgtataattatttatatttcagcAATGCAAGCGTCGTTGCGTAGAGGTGGTCAACAAGGAAATTCGCTGGCAGTTTCTCAACTTCTCCAAAAGCAAATGGCAGCTTTGAAGTCGCAACAAGGAGCTCAACAACTTCAGGCTGCGGTGAACTCCATGAGAAGCCAGAACAGTCAAAAGACGCCAACACACAGAAGTTCGAAACTTGTTACTACGCCGTCTCATGCTACTGTTGGCTCTTCTTCAGCTCCCACGTTTGTATGCGAAATTTGTGATGCGTCAGTGCAGGAAAAGGAGAAGTATCTACAGCATCTTCAGGTAATTTTAAGAAACGTttctatttcaatttcaaaaccgATTATTAAATATCTTAAACATCACATTTTCAGACTACTCATAAGCAGATGGTTGGAAAAGTGCTGCAGGACATGTCGCAAGGAGCTCCACTGGCATGTTCTCGATGCCGTGACAGATTCTGGACTTATGAAGGG includes:
- the mep-1 gene encoding MOG interacting and ectopic P-granules protein 1 (Confirmed by transcript evidence), translated to MVTADETVLATTTNTTSMSVEPTDPRSAGESSSDSEPDTIEQLKAEQREVMADAANGSEVNGNQENGKEEAASADVEVIEIDDTEESTDPSPDGSDENGDAASTSVPIEEEARKKDEGASEVTVASSEIEQDDDGDVMEITEEPNGKSEDTANGTVTEEVLDEEEPEPSVNGTTEIATEKEPEDSSMPVEQNGKGVKRPVECIELDDDDDDEIQEISTPAPAKKAKIDDVKATSVPEEDNNEQAQKRLLDKLEEYVKEQKDQPSSKSRKVLDTLLGAINAQVQKEPLSVRKLILDKVLVLPNTISFPPSQVCDLLIEHDPEMPLTKVINRMFGEERPKLSDSEKRERAQLKQHNPVPNMTKLLVDIGQDLVQEATYCDIVHAKNLPEVPKNLETYKQVAAQLKPVWETLKRKNEPYKLKMHRCDVCGFQTESKLVMSTHKENLHFTGSKFQCTMCKETDTSEQRMKDHYFETHLVIAKSEEKESKYPCAICEEDFNFKGVREQHYKQCKKDYIRIRNIMMPKQDDHLYINRWLWERPQLDPSILQQQQQAALQQAQQKKQQQLLHQQQAAQAAAAAQLLRKQQLQQQQQQQQARLREQQQAAQFRQVAQLLQQQSAQAQRAQQNQGNVNHNTLIAAMQASLRRGGQQGNSLAVSQLLQKQMAALKSQQGAQQLQAAVNSMRSQNSQKTPTHRSSKLVTTPSHATVGSSSAPTFVCEICDASVQEKEKYLQHLQTTHKQMVGKVLQDMSQGAPLACSRCRDRFWTYEGLERHLVMSHGLVTADLLLKAQKKEDGGRCKTCGKNYAFNMLQHLVADHQVKLCSAEIMYSCDVCAFKCSSYQTLEAHLTSNHPKGDKKTSTPAKKDDCITLDD